In Leptolyngbya sp. O-77, the genomic window CGTTTCAGTTCCTCTTCCTTGCGCTTGCGCTCAGTCACGTCTTGCACGATCCCTTCGTAATAGAGCAGGGTGCCGCCGCTGTCATAAACGGCACGAGCATCCATTGCCGTCCAGATAATGCTGCCGTCTTTGCAATAGCTACGAAACTCAAAACCCTTTAAAAAGCCCTGGGTCGCCAGGATCGCCTTCACTTGCAGACGGAGGGACGGCTCAACATACATCTGTTCGCCAATGTTGGTAATGCTAGCGATCATGTCAGCGGGCGAATCGTAGCCATAAATTCTCGCCATTGCCGGGTTGATAGTGATCAACCGTCCCTCTGGCGTGGACTGAAAGATGCCTTCTAGCGCGTTTTCAAAAATGCTGCGATAGTTCTCTTCGGCAATTCGCAGGGCTTCTTCCTGGCGCTTGCGCTCGGTGATGTTGCGAATAATGACCAGCACTTCGTCTGGGCCCGTTACCACTACCCGCACTTCTTCAAACTCAAGCTTCCCATTGATCTCAATTTGCTGTTCATAAAACTGGTACTTACCCGTTTGGAGGGCCAGTCGAATGTAGCGCATCCGCAACTCTGCCAAATCAGGGGGCATGAGTTCATACACAGTGCTTTTGCCCGGAACCATTTTGTCTTTGTTCAGCACTGGGTAGCGATCGCCATTGGCCAGTTCCAGATGGGTGCCGTCTCCCCGCATTCGGATCAGCAAATCGGGAATTGCCTCAATCAGCGCTCGGTTTTTCGCTTCACTTTGGCGCAGGGCGGCTTCGGAGCGTTTGCGCTCGGTGATGTTGCGAATAATGACCAGCACCTCGTCTGGCCCGGTGGCCACTAGGCGCACCTCTTCAGACTGGATCTGCCCGTTAACTTCGATGTCCTGCTCATAGAACTG contains:
- a CDS encoding PAS domain-containing protein, which translates into the protein MDLEHSDRPQDRPAPHPSRATPEQQLGALEATIYGIAIFRRNGHILYANPACADLYGYHDCEDLIGQCWPLLYTPEDQQRLEQEILPQCLQAGSWIGEAIAQRRDSTTYPQALALSQMTDGNIVCIAQDITERKLAEDSLRRSEADKWAILRAIPDFLMHFRGDGTHLDIANSDGYSVLELDALVAGNANVYDLMPYELAEQRMHYIRQALQTGQIQFYEQDIEVNGQIQSEEVRLVATGPDEVLVIIRNITERKRSEAALRQSEAKNRALIEAIPDLLIRMRGDGTHLELANGDRYPVLNKDKMVPGKSTVYELMPPDLAELRMRYIRLALQTGKYQFYEQQIEINGKLEFEEVRVVVTGPDEVLVIIRNITERKRQEEALRIAEENYRSIFENALEGIFQSTPEGRLITINPAMARIYGYDSPADMIASITNIGEQMYVEPSLRLQVKAILATQGFLKGFEFRSYCKDGSIIWTAMDARAVYDSGGTLLYYEGIVQDVTERKRKEEELKRQLEQLEIQIDQSRRAQEVAEIVQTDYFQKILEEAESLRYLDD